One Haloarcula sp. CBA1127 genomic window carries:
- a CDS encoding DUF1616 domain-containing protein gives MATDADANIETETLPIDLLLIGLLGFWHLGVAQGYFEQSPAGVFLGLGAVLVAPGYALVALLFPRGSSESGGLFDNREGRISTGERLLLAVGSSVCIVPLLGLGLILGSLGATTGSYQLSIGVTTVLLTFAATIRRLQVPPDVRFSPLRWVTTVRSIAVLKPAGGVPALRILLVLGLLVSGTGIGYAAMSADRGERFTEFALVTESANGEPIASEYPSQIPLGSSRTVQVTIGNHEGQDLNYTVVVIAQRIENGSVLATARIDRFRNRVAAGDTLKRSHEMSPTLVGDDVRVSYLLYRNEAPVGANPRPENVYRRTHIWVNVTSG, from the coding sequence ATGGCTACTGATGCAGATGCGAACATCGAGACGGAGACGCTCCCGATCGATCTTCTGCTGATCGGACTCCTCGGCTTCTGGCACCTCGGCGTTGCCCAGGGGTATTTCGAACAGTCTCCCGCAGGGGTTTTTTTAGGGTTGGGGGCGGTACTTGTTGCACCGGGATACGCTCTAGTTGCGCTTCTATTCCCACGAGGCTCTTCTGAGTCAGGTGGACTGTTTGACAACCGGGAAGGACGAATATCTACCGGTGAACGACTCCTCCTTGCAGTCGGGAGCAGTGTCTGTATAGTTCCACTATTGGGGCTTGGGTTAATCTTGGGCTCGCTTGGTGCGACTACTGGATCGTATCAACTCTCTATCGGAGTAACGACGGTACTCCTCACGTTTGCTGCAACGATCCGACGGTTGCAAGTGCCACCAGATGTGCGTTTCAGTCCCCTGCGGTGGGTGACAACTGTACGGAGCATAGCGGTTCTAAAACCCGCAGGCGGTGTCCCGGCGCTCCGTATTCTCCTTGTACTTGGCCTTCTTGTCTCCGGTACCGGGATCGGTTACGCGGCTATGTCAGCAGATCGGGGTGAACGGTTTACCGAGTTTGCGCTGGTAACTGAATCCGCCAACGGAGAACCCATAGCGTCTGAGTATCCGTCACAGATCCCGCTCGGCAGTTCTCGGACTGTTCAGGTCACCATCGGCAATCATGAAGGCCAAGATCTAAACTATACTGTTGTTGTCATTGCGCAGAGAATCGAGAACGGCAGTGTTCTGGCCACCGCACGGATTGACCGATTCAGAAACCGTGTCGCGGCGGGTGACACCCTCAAGCGGTCACACGAAATGTCCCCCACGCTGGTCGGTGATGACGTTCGTGTTTCATACCTCCTCTACCGCAATGAAGCACCCGTCGGGGCGAACCCTCGTCCCGAGAACGTGTATCGCCGCACACACATCTGGGTTAACGTCACCAGCGGCTGA
- a CDS encoding glycosyltransferase family A protein gives MSGESRTNGENPLVSVVIPTYGRDEHLPAAIKSVLKQQYDRIELLVVDDGSPTPVATTLPEDILSDGRVKTLRHEENRGANVARNTGIQTSNGDYVAFLDDDDRWDETKLRKQVDTFTESPPETGVVYTWVKRESPTGTTVSTPSAAGEVVTDLLTGANFGQFSSVLVDTAVISDAGLPDERFPAWQDREWFFRLAQACEFQPVPETLTHRQTGREDSITAKFEQKRDVAYPLFVEKHGSLAAEYGKYYKRTFLASMRRSLARSAIHAGRYDEARKYFLLAFFANPLYRPVYPHLLPSLGGEWTYEVVATLRRKLTETIPAK, from the coding sequence ATGTCGGGGGAAAGCCGCACGAACGGTGAGAATCCGCTTGTGAGCGTAGTAATACCTACGTATGGGAGAGATGAACACCTGCCAGCCGCGATTAAAAGTGTACTTAAGCAACAGTACGACCGGATCGAACTTCTCGTCGTTGATGACGGATCACCGACACCGGTAGCGACGACATTACCCGAGGATATTTTGAGTGACGGGCGTGTGAAAACTCTCCGGCATGAAGAAAACAGGGGTGCAAATGTGGCCCGAAATACGGGTATTCAGACTTCAAACGGCGATTATGTCGCGTTCCTCGACGACGATGACCGGTGGGACGAGACGAAGCTCAGGAAACAGGTCGATACGTTCACTGAATCACCACCCGAAACAGGAGTCGTTTACACGTGGGTCAAACGTGAGAGTCCGACTGGAACAACGGTTTCAACCCCATCTGCGGCGGGCGAGGTGGTCACAGATCTGCTGACCGGCGCAAATTTCGGACAGTTCTCTTCGGTTCTGGTCGACACTGCGGTGATCTCCGATGCCGGACTACCCGACGAAAGATTTCCCGCGTGGCAGGACCGTGAGTGGTTCTTCCGACTCGCACAGGCTTGCGAGTTCCAACCGGTCCCGGAGACGCTTACGCATCGCCAAACTGGCCGAGAGGATAGCATCACAGCAAAGTTCGAACAGAAGCGAGACGTCGCCTATCCTCTGTTTGTCGAGAAGCACGGCAGCCTCGCAGCGGAGTACGGGAAATACTACAAGCGGACCTTTCTCGCGTCCATGCGACGCTCGCTTGCACGGTCAGCAATCCATGCTGGGCGGTACGACGAGGCCCGTAAGTACTTTTTACTGGCCTTTTTTGCCAACCCACTCTACCGTCCTGTCTACCCCCATCTGCTACCTTCCTTGGGAGGGGAGTGGACCTACGAGGTTGTTGCGACCTTGCGTCGGAAACTGACAGAGACAATACCTGCAAAATGA
- a CDS encoding glycosyltransferase — protein MDEPTPSDSAGSAVSTVAEQNIPAATDSDRPLLAFFIPDLSVGGAEQVAITIANGLATRGYDIDLLLSRASGELRAELSEQVSIVELPPSTTPVVGVAAHLPFLATYLNKHKPAALFPHLEHPSIVSLAINKFLDIETTVIPTQHSAFGHEVEATSKDQIVRQIVPRLYPASDQIISVSEGVADSLTDRTPVERSDISVLYNPVDVEQIRRRASQTVDHDWVENDDRDVVLFVGRHARQKNLDGWVRAFEKVVSRNANARAIIAGKGPCRAKVQATVERLGLSDEVSLPGFVDNPYRYMAKSDVFLLSSRYEGLPTVLIECLAVGCPIVSTDCPSGPREILSDGEYGILVPRDDVDGLANAVRDMLADPPDPDRLRSRADDFSPRPVFDEYERFLGEHVFTT, from the coding sequence ATGGACGAGCCGACGCCTTCAGACAGTGCTGGTTCTGCTGTCTCGACAGTAGCCGAACAGAATATTCCAGCTGCGACGGACAGCGACCGACCACTGCTGGCCTTCTTTATTCCGGATCTCTCCGTCGGCGGTGCAGAGCAGGTCGCGATCACAATCGCGAATGGACTAGCCACCCGAGGGTACGACATTGACCTTCTCCTGTCACGGGCGAGCGGTGAACTCCGGGCAGAGTTGTCTGAGCAGGTCTCTATCGTCGAGCTTCCACCATCGACAACGCCAGTGGTGGGGGTGGCCGCACATCTGCCGTTTCTAGCCACATATTTAAATAAACACAAGCCAGCAGCGTTGTTTCCCCATCTTGAACACCCAAGCATTGTCTCGCTCGCCATCAATAAATTCCTTGACATCGAGACTACCGTGATTCCGACGCAACACTCTGCGTTCGGACACGAAGTGGAGGCGACATCGAAAGATCAGATAGTCAGACAAATCGTCCCTCGGCTTTACCCCGCCTCGGATCAAATCATCAGTGTTTCCGAGGGCGTCGCAGACAGCCTCACTGACAGGACTCCAGTCGAACGCTCGGACATCTCAGTACTTTACAATCCTGTGGATGTCGAACAGATTCGTCGGCGGGCCAGCCAAACAGTTGATCACGACTGGGTAGAGAACGATGATCGGGATGTCGTCTTATTTGTTGGGCGACATGCACGTCAAAAGAACCTGGATGGATGGGTCCGTGCGTTCGAGAAGGTAGTCAGTAGGAATGCGAATGCACGTGCAATCATAGCAGGAAAAGGACCGTGCCGAGCGAAAGTTCAGGCGACGGTCGAGCGACTGGGCCTGTCAGACGAGGTGTCGCTTCCTGGATTCGTCGATAACCCGTATCGGTATATGGCAAAGTCAGACGTTTTTCTCCTCTCCTCCCGGTATGAAGGGCTACCGACGGTCCTGATCGAGTGTTTGGCGGTTGGATGTCCGATCGTTTCAACGGACTGTCCGAGCGGTCCAAGGGAAATTCTCTCCGATGGAGAGTACGGGATACTTGTCCCCAGGGATGATGTGGATGGATTGGCTAACGCAGTCCGTGATATGCTTGCTGATCCTCCCGATCCTGACCGGTTGCGGTCCCGCGCCGACGACTTCTCGCCGCGACCTGTGTTTGACGAGTACGAGCGGTTTCTCGGAGAGCACGTCTTCACAACCTAA